The Tachysurus vachellii isolate PV-2020 chromosome 21, HZAU_Pvac_v1, whole genome shotgun sequence region TTCAGATCAGTAGGGGAGAAAAGTGCTTCATCCGAATGCATCACAGATAGAAACAATCTGATGGTGCATATGGAAATTGCCTTTTGCCAGCACAAATTATAGAATAAATTATCAGCCTGTCGTTTTATACAAAGGTAATAACAATAGTATAACACTAAAACTGAAATTGACGCTAACAACGGAATTAACCTTCATCTAATTATATCATCCGGAGTCCTTTACAAATTAATAAagcacctatatatatatagatagatatatatagataaataaaaacatttacaggcTTGTCACTTCAGACCTGAAGTAAAGAACCtgaattgcattaaaaaaaaaaagagagagagagagagagagagagagagagagagagagagagagagagagagagagagagagagagagagattttatatGTACTAAGCAGGTAAAGCTGGCAGAAGGAAAGGCATGGACATATTATAAAAAGACACATTCTATGAGAATTGCAATGGATACAAGCAATATGAAGGACGTAAGCACAGCTGATTGCCTGTAAAGCCTTTTTTCCTGATGGGCCCTGGGCCCCACTGCATGGTACACAGACAGGAAGATCAATGCACCAGGCAGGAAGGAAGTATCCAAAGGCAGGCCGCACAGCAgcccagtaaaaaaaaaaaccaaaagcaaaacaaaatataaaaaaaacacgagAGGCCACGTTGCACTGCAATGTCAAACAAAGCAGCTACATGGGCCAATACCACAGTGGTCCCTAGTGCCTGTCAGATACTGAGGCACATTTAGGACGAGGATACAACAGAGGAGCTGGTCGCCTTAATAGGTAACCTGCGGAGGACACCACGGAGTATCCGGGTAGAGCAGACAGTGCACAGATTTAAACCTGCAAGAGACACATTGGAAACtcaatgaatttaaatttgacttgaatttgttcCGACTCACTTATGCAACAAAATCTTACCTGGATGGGTCCTCCTCGACCGGGAAAACTCCTTTCATGTTGATGATGTTTCTCTTGTTCTCAAACATACCGTAACTAAGTGTAATCTGAAACGGAGGAGAAGAAGATTCAAGATTACAACCGTGCCACCATCAGGTTGTGTTcaaagtaaaacaaatgaaaagtcTCGTAAACACACCTGTTTTTGGACTTCAGATCGGGAAACCTGTTGCAGGTTCTCTAGATGCGAGTGAAACAGGTTGCTGCGTGTCAGCGGAACCCCGAGAACCGACTCGATGATGTAACCGATGGTGCAGTCGTCAGGGAGACGGATCTTCTCGGCTGTGTTCATGAAATGACCTCCGCTGCAAAAGGATACGGGAGTGACAGGTCAGCTTAGAAAAACAGGAAGCTGAAATCTATAGACATGATTCTACGTGGAAAATGGATCGTATTTCTCGTACCTTGCCCATGGGCTCATTTTCAGAGCCAGACCACGGCTGACGCAGAACCCAGCTCCTCCGGTGGCAAACCAGAAATTAACAGGTTGCTGAAAAGAAAGGTCCAGGTTGAGCATTTTTTTTGGCTTCATGTCAAAAACTGAATTAATCTAAAGAGTCTTTGAATACTTACCATCTTGTTGTCCCCGAGCCTCTCTGTAGCCTCAATGGGCCTGTCCAGGCTGGGTTTGCCGACGTACAAGTCCTGAGTGTGAGGGTATTGAGAGAGTAGCTTGACAAGAGTCCTGACGTTCACATAGTTGTCATCGTCCACGTGACAGAACCACCTGAAGAAGACAgaagatgattattattattaaagacacTCGGATTCCTGAAGAAATTTACATTAAAAGCATCACCATACTTACTTTTTGCCAGACTCTATAAACTTGTCGTATTCCACGGCCATCTTGCAGGACAGAGCCTGGCGGCTGTGAGCGGCAGAACAGTTGGTGTTGATGACGTGGCTTCCTGCATGGAGGAAAGGGCAGATCTGGGTCAGTGCACACATAATACCCCTCTGAACCATTAATCAGTAGGGCAAAGTCCTATCTCTTGACTAATGCGCATCACTTGAGGCAAAGAGCGATCAGGCATCTCTGCTGCAGCTCTTCATACTATTTATTTGGCCTGAAGCTCAGAGCAAGCTGTTCATGGGGATTATATAGCTGCTTTCAACCGAGTCCAAATTTCAACCACCAGGAATGCCTGTGCTACTCTCGCTGGGGTAATGACGTTCATATCAAGACATGTACTCACCCATTTTCTTCTTCAACTCCTCATCCTCACCATCTGTGAAGATGTAAGTCTGCAGAAACAAAGAACATAAGCAGTCAGCTCTATTTTTTCGTTGTCCATCACGAGATCAGTGCAAAGAGGATAACGCATTACAGGAACTGGCTTGGCCTAAATGTGTCTCTGAGtgctatttatttcataaaGGCTGATTGAGAGTCATTGTCTGTGTTTTAAACCATGGAAAACTTTGTCGGTTAAACAAGCCAAGCTCTACCCCACTGCATAAAAGAGGCCTTGTTGCTGCTTTTTAAGCTCTCCATGGCAACTGCTCCGGAACCCCAAAGTATCCCAGACACAGAACAAAGAGGACAGCAGactaccccccacccccacccccaccccccacacacacacgtgctccCACCCCATTTTACACACCTACCATAGCCCCAAATTTATTCTCTATCCTAAACCCCTCCTTCATCCACATTACATGTCTCAATGCCACACTATTCTCTGCGAAGCTGCACATGTGAAATTAATCCACATCTTGTGCAAGCTGAAAAGAAGAGTGGCACTAAGCCTCCAAGTTTCATTCTCAGGTCAAGATAGACGCCATTACGCAGCCAGAGTGAGGCATGATCATGCCCCTTTCATAGGAAAGgatggtgtgtgggtgtgtgtgttggggggtctGAGATTAGACACTCTTTGTGGTGGATAAGACAGAGCAGGTGCTCGGCAGTGGCAGGAAGGCCGTCACTAAAGGCGCCTCGCTGCCACACTCCTCAGACAGCCAGATGAAAGTGCGTCCATCGTTAACCTGTTTACACTGCAGCTCAGGTGAAACAACACCTGCCACCTGCTGCTTTATCACAGCCACGTGTCAGAACAGGCCTGCCAGGCCATGgcctcctaaacacacacatgcacacacacacacacacacacactaactgtgGACTAATTGACTCCACTGTTACGCTGCCTTTGTGCTCGGTTTTGTCAAAAACAGCCTGAACTCATGCCAGAGGGTAGCTTTTTGTCAAACGTCCTgcactgcacaaacacacacatactcatttgCCTTTCTTCCatggcttttattttcttttaacctTGGGCGCTGTCATGGTGTGTTTGATTGGATTGCAGAGCAAACTTTAAGCAGATGTTCAGCGTGAGATGCTGGAGTCCAGTGCCCACTGCCTCTGTTTGTACAGCGAGGCCTGGCTGCTGAAGGATCAGAGGCCACTGCTGTTTGCGCTCAGCTCGTCTGAAAAGCCAGGCTAATCACACGAGCAGCTGCCAGCGCTGGCTACTAACAGACAGGccagaaaacagaaagaaaacctCAGAGCTGATTAGTATGTGTGAGCCCCTGTCtttgtgcatgtctgtctggCCATTTAGCCCTAATTCACTTCCATCAACACCCACACCTCCCTTTCGTCCCATTCTCTGACCGGCTCTCGCTGAACAATGCAGAGTGGTTTTCAAGACGACTAAAACCTTCGCTGGGGAAACTAGAAATATGTTTGGCTGCATTTGCATACAGCTGCAGTGGTTAACTAAAAAGCGGTTTCCCCTAAGCAAGCCCTTTGTTCTCAGGTTCTCTCTTTAACTGAACTATCCAATTATGAGAGAAGTGATGATTCATGACCAgttcttttctcctcttcttgCACAGATGCAGAATCCTAATGTTGGAATATAATTTTACATCTTATTATTCCAGGtaatcaaaaaaacaaaagacacaatCGGGGGGGTTTCTGGAGTAGTAAGAGGAGTCCAGTTGAAATCTGGGGATCCCAGCAAGACCCTCCCCATCTCCTGAGTTGGCGCTGAACAGACCACGGAGACTGGCTGGCTGTCTCCAGCTCCCCGGGAAGGAAACAAATCGGCGCTCCTCCCTCCATTAGCCACCCGCATAGGCTGCTTTCCTGTCTGTGCCAGGGCAAAGCACATTTTGCTACCACCCTCTTCCCTTTATTCAAAATGATTGAACAGGGAAAGGACAAATGGATTAATGCAGCTACCTGAAAGaatgacacacatgcacagtagTGTGTGTCTAACgtagctttttgtgttaaataatgGAGGTataatttagtgtgtgtgtgcgtgtgtgtgtgtaactggacACTGAATAGCCCATTACAGGCAAAATGCTCTTTTTATTATAGCAGAGTTCACTCACTGAGGGGAGCTCCATTGTTCCAGAGGGGAAATTTAGAGAAATGCCGGAAACCAGGAGCTGTGGTCTGAAACAATCCTAGCATCAGTGAATCAGAGTGAAAGGAATACTCAAACATTATTGCCATGTATTTTCTATCCAACTGAGATAAAAAATGATAAGGCTTTGTGTTCCACCTAAAGGAAAAACTTTGATAGCAAGAAAAATCTGATCTCTGATAGCAGAGAAGAATGGGGTAGGATTGATCACATCTTATCTGGGAAAAATTTCTGGTTCCCAGCCTGGGATGCTTACAGGCACAGTATCAACAGGTAGACTTGATTGTATCTATCTGCGTTATTTACATGTAAACAGTGCTGCAGCGCAGGTTGCTCATCACCCATACAAGAGTACGCAAAGCGTGAAGCTACAGAACCAAAGATGGCTGACAGCACACACTAAAGCCAGATATAACTCAGGATACAATCACGGGCCCACATGGCCCTGTTCATCATGCTTTTCAAGCTGATAGCCTCCCCTGACATATGCTCTGTATTTCCCAtgctacattttaaacaatacagTTCCCCCTAAACACTTGTTTGGCATTGGCTATTCACTGTTACAGGAAAAGACCTTGGGCTAATCCCTAAACAGTTCAAATGACAATGACTTGGATTTCACATGCTAAGGTGCTCTGTGGCCCAACACTGAAATGACCTTAATGCAGACACCCATATGTACACACTGGGAATGTGAGGATTCATTAGTCCTCAGTCTATTGTTCTCTGAGGCCGGGCCACCTGGCACCCATTCCCTAGGAACTCCCACTTGTTTTTGGGCTTGTTTTGGTCTTTTATGACCGCAGCGCTCTCTAGCAGCTGTCCGCATTAGGAGCCTTCTGTTAACTCTCCCCAGTGCCAACTTAACTTGCATCACTCACTGTactgaacagaacagaatcagTGGGAAGCAAGACTCGCTTTGGAAACCCCTCTCTGACCTGAGCCTTGAAACTTCCTCTGAACAAGTGAGCTAGGCTCTGGGATACGAAAGCATGAAAAACTAAGCTAGACTTCTTATCTTAACTCCTGTGTGCTCTTATTCAGCTCATTACTCACACAACAAAGAGAACCTGCTAGCCCATGGAGCCTAATCTGCCAGTACTTTGATGCTCTTGGAAACCTAGAAACGTTCTTTGTTCTGAGTGAGATAAAGACTGAGACCGAAGGAGTAAAAGAATAAGAAAGAGTATTTATATGGCCCTGACAACCATATTCAAATGACTGTTCAAAGCAGCTTGGAAACAAATCTCAAAGGAAGCGGTGCAGGATGCATATTTCGACAGCGTGTGAGGCGAATTAATGTGACTTTTGCTGAAGTATGCATGACTATTCTCAGTGGTGGATGAAATCACTTTGACTGTTCATGGTTTGGTCCTGCCAAATGTGCTGGGAAAACTTTTGTGGCCCATTATAACAGActcgtttctcaaacaacattTTCACACTGTGCGTCACTCGGCTCCTCGAATCCCTGAAACTTTCTTATACCTTCTGAGCTTTTGTCTTAATGAAGCCCTGCTCTTTTTTCCACCTTTCATGTTCGCATGATCCAGCCACTGCCTTGGCTCCTTGGTTCCCATGGAGAGCGGGAAGCAAAGGCCTGGGAAACCTTTTCTTTGCCCTTCAGAAAGACGCTTTGTTAGCCATGGAAAGGGGGACAGCCCAGAGGCTAGAGCTGTGATGCATCCTCACAGGGACAACTACACACAATTAGGAAGGGGGGTTAGAGGGAACCCCAGGAGGGGAGGGAATGCAATGGGGTCCGTTCTATGTATTTGTTCCAGGCTGGGAATAAAATACTGAATCATGGAACACTGCAAGGATTATACATGTGGACCTGCCAAAGACGAAGGACGCACATATCACTGTGTCACTAAATAACAAATAAGACTCTAATTAAAGGCATCACAGACAGAGCAAATTTCTTAGAAAACGTATAGTCTAGCAATAGGTTGGAGAAATGTTTAACCTGTTGCACGTTTCTTGAAATCCAAGTTTCCAGAAGCAGATCAAGCCTGGGCTGGTGGAACTTCTTGGTGGTCTTCACGGCGATGAAGAGGTCGTCAGGACGCAGCTCTTCAGCGGGCGCGTTGGACGGAGCTCCTGCGTCCGCGCCGGAGGGTTTCTCCACCTCTCTTCTGCTCCGCGTCAGTTTGGAAAAATAGGCGGAAAATCCCTTTTTTTCTCCGTCCTGCGCTGCTTGTTCGCTCTGCACTTCTCCATTCACCTCCAACTCGCCCACACTTTGCAGGGAGCGCATCCCTACCTCTGCGTCACCGTGCGCGTCACCATGCGCGCTCCGGCTGTGCTGAGCGCACACCACCAGCAGCGCCACGCAGGTGAAGGCCGCTCCGGCCACAGAGAGCACGGTTTTCCTGCTAGAACTTTTTAACATGTTGATATAACTCTTAAAACGAAGCTACACTCCTCTGCGATGACCACCGCATAACACTCTGTGGCGTTACAAGTCCTGGTGATAACTAGCACCCTGTTGAAGCACTCGGAAAAACTCGCCGTTGCGGCCGAGAGGCTCTTTTATAAGCTGCCCATGACTCAAGCCACGCCCATGTGGGCGGGTCTAAAACGGATGCAGAGCGGGAAGTACCACGGCTGTTTGGCAGTGGAAGAACTGTAATGACACCCGCCCACACAGTGGAGGCAACTGGGGGCAAATAAACCCCAGTAAAGTCTAAAATAAATGCGACCAACTGAAGGGATtcgaaaacatttcatttattgcagtaaactatatatatatatataaacca contains the following coding sequences:
- the lfng gene encoding beta-1,3-N-acetylglucosaminyltransferase lunatic fringe; amino-acid sequence: MLKSSSRKTVLSVAGAAFTCVALLVVCAQHSRSAHGDAHGDAEVGMRSLQSVGELEVNGEVQSEQAAQDGEKKGFSAYFSKLTRSRREVEKPSGADAGAPSNAPAEELRPDDLFIAVKTTKKFHQPRLDLLLETWISRNVQQTYIFTDGEDEELKKKMGSHVINTNCSAAHSRQALSCKMAVEYDKFIESGKKWFCHVDDDNYVNVRTLVKLLSQYPHTQDLYVGKPSLDRPIEATERLGDNKMQPVNFWFATGGAGFCVSRGLALKMSPWASGGHFMNTAEKIRLPDDCTIGYIIESVLGVPLTRSNLFHSHLENLQQVSRSEVQKQITLSYGMFENKRNIINMKGVFPVEEDPSRFKSVHCLLYPDTPWCPPQVTY